GGTGCTGCCCCGGGGTTTGTCTATCGTCCAGTTTTCAAGCCTTACATCACTTCTGAAACCCGTCCCATAGAGCGTATCCTTTTCAGAAAAGAGTTCAATATCCCCGTCTGTGTAGACCAGGTTACTGTCATTCAGCCAGAAAAGCGTTTGGGAATACATCACATATCCCGTATCGGACCGGAACTCCACATTGCCAATGGCAATAAGGTTTTGCTTTCTTTCATTGATAATCCCGCTGTCTGATTTCAGGAAAGAGGTATGCCTGCCTTCATCATTGTAAAAATCCACACGCATACTGTCCCCAATATATACTTCACCGGTCTCGTTAAATTGTTTCATCCTGCCGGCATAGACCCGGGCACTGAGTTTTTCATTCCGACTCATGGTTAAAACGGCATTCCAGCTTTCCTGGTCAGGGGCTGTCCATTCTTTTTCAAGTTCTTTTTCATCCAGTCGGGAACAGGCCGGACACAAAATGAACAAAGCGGTGCTTATAATAATCAGCCATATCAATCTCTTGAAAAATGTGTTTTTCATCCTGCCTATACAATCCCGGATTTAAGAATATCATGGATATGAATCAGTCCGATAGGTTTCAGGCTGCTGTTATTCTGGACTACAAAGACGGAGGTA
Above is a genomic segment from Candidatus Neomarinimicrobiota bacterium containing:
- the lptC gene encoding LPS export ABC transporter periplasmic protein LptC gives rise to the protein MKNTFFKRLIWLIIISTALFILCPACSRLDEKELEKEWTAPDQESWNAVLTMSRNEKLSARVYAGRMKQFNETGEVYIGDSMRVDFYNDEGRHTSFLKSDSGIINERKQNLIAIGNVEFRSDTGYVMYSQTLFWLNDSNLVYTDGDIELFSEKDTLYGTGFRSDVRLENWTIDKPRGSTRREYDVED